The following nucleotide sequence is from Nothobranchius furzeri strain GRZ-AD chromosome 6, NfurGRZ-RIMD1, whole genome shotgun sequence.
ACATTCTAACATCTATGGAAACCCTAGGGGAAAAATGCAGTTGTTAGAAATAAAACGTGGCTACAGTTTTGTTGTAAATGTTTCTACTTTCTGCTTTGGTCCCTTTTTAATTTACACCTGGGTAACTTTTCACTAAAATCACAATTTTTCAATGTTCACAAAGTTTAGCTACACAGTCAAAAATAGTGAAAATTAGCATGAGAGGAACATGAATAATTAATATATATTTctttaaatatcataaaaatggtaCAGCGATTTTCTCCATTAGCATTGAACACCATTGACAGACCTTTATGATTTATTTACTTTGCAAAACAAAAAATATCTTATTTCTAACCAGTAGGGATgcacagtatatcggtatcggtcgatGTTAGCtactttttaacatatcggtatcggtccattAAGTCCATTGCCTGTATGGATCAgcagccactggaaaaaggagttgctgagcagaacttttTCTCCCTTTTACATCTAAAGGTCCAGAGAACCCGTGGTTGGTCCAGGCATACGTTCATGCAGCCAAACACCCCTTCGCCTCCGTGGTTGGGCAGGAAGTCTTCCAGAGTGGCGTCATTCCCTCTGACACCGACTTCCGCATTTACAGAGATTTTGGCAACATCCCAGGTAAGGGCAACAGTGGTGCTGCAGATAAAAGGAAGCCTTGTGCTTTTAATTTTGTTcaaaggtaaaaaataaaaatgctttgGGCACCAAATAAACAGAATGTCCTCTAATATGTTTTATGTCTCTGTTTTGGTGTCTGAAACAGGCATCGATCTTGCTTTCATTGAAAATGGTTTCATCTACCACACCAAGTATGACACTGCGAACAGGATCCTGACAGACTCCATTCAAAGAGCTGGTATATAAACAGTCTTATATGCATTTTACTTAAATATCTTGTGTTTTCCATCTATATTAGCCACATGAGGCAGTCTCAGGCTTATTGTTGGGTCTACATACACTCAAAAAAAGGAAATGTTGAATATGCTTCACCAATTTATGGCTTGCAAAATATTTTGCTCCCGTACATTGTccgtgggggtggggtgtgtgtgggtgggtgggggggtgggggtggggggttagcgCGTGGAACATTTTGCTGCCTGCAGTGAACAAAAACAATTGTTTCACCTCCACTTTCAACCCAACttcccatcagctccctgatctccAGCAACAGACTGCTTCTCATTTACTCATTGCTTCTGTTTTACTGAATTAATGGCCTTTACTAAGCAGAAAACCCAGTCAATCAGCACTAAAAACCCGAGACGGTTGGCATCTTCCCTATCTCTCCCAGCAGCTTCTGGACATGTCCCTCCTCCTCTTCTGAACGCGGCAACTTGCTGTGACAGACATGAATTATTAGAGAGGACAAGTGAGATTTCAGAGGGAAGAAGAGAGTAATCTTCAGAGAAGACAGAACAGCTTCGTAAGATGGAGATTCAGACACAGCAcatgagatgatgatgatgatgatgatgaacctCAAGCTCTCTATTTGAAACCTTGATGGAAACACTAGATTTTTAATCTCCTCTTTGAAATCGGTTTCAGAACTCAGCTTTTTTTTGCAGcactttcctgcaatttcagttaAAGTTATTCTGAACTCATTTTTACGAAGACATTTATTGTGCAGCTAAGCTAAAGTGTGTAAATCGGTTTGTTAAATAGAAAAAGGAAGTGGGCAATCTAGGTCTGAATGTGCGCGTAGGTGTTGAACACTCCTTTGTTTACACTTGAGGTCCTCGGTGAGCCCACAAGGCGAAAGAACAATCAAGCTTTGTTTcaaaggtgtgtttgtgtgtgtagacAATGAGGCggcactaaaaaaaaaaaatatgccAACTTCAGCTGCAGTGACACTCAGCTACTTCCTACTGATGCTACAAGATTTTTCATTCACATTAAACTCTGTAGCCACTCTGATGAATCAACTGATAGACAGCTGCTGTGTGTCATAAGACAAGCCACAaaaaccttcacacacacacacacacacacacacacacacacacacacacacacacacacacacacacacacacacacacacacacacgcgcacgcacgcacgcacgcacgcacgcacgcacacacacacacacaccagtttgaGTCACATTAGCTTATGCAAACTGTTGGAATGTCTTTCTGCAAGTGTCAGCTCACACTCTTTCAGTCTACAGCAAAAGTATTAAATCACCCCTTAATTTATTCAGATTTTGCTGAAAGATGACCTACTTCTTGTCATGTGACAGCGAGTTACCTCTTTCACATTTAGTCACATAAATCATTCACTTCCTCTCTTTGTGGCTGAATTAGACAAGATAAAAGTTCTCCAACCTCTAAGGTGTTCCATTTCCCTCTGATGACAAACTTACAgtttgtttttgcagcttagctcTAAAAGTCACCTCCCCTTTGTAGGTGACAACATCCTGGCTGTGTTGAAGCACCTGCTGATGTCAGAGACATTGGCAGAATCCTCAGAGTATCGTCATGGCAACATGGTGTTTTTTGATCTGCTGGGAGTTGTAGCGGTGGCTTATCCCGCTCGCGTCGGCACCATCCTCAACTACATGGTGGCCGCGGCCACCTTTCTCTATCTGGCCAAAAAGGCCTCGCTGCCTGGTAACGGAGGTAggcttcacaccctggtggtttgttttgtttttctttaagaATCATAACACATGATGAAAATGATCTTTTATCTGTCTAAGGTGGACGCTATGTCCGGGATCTGGCCTGTGCCACGGGTGTAGCTGTGCTGAGCTGGGTGGTCACCCTGCTGTCGGTGCTGATCGTCGCTCTGCTCGTCACCCTGCTGGGGCGCTCCATGTTTTGGTACACTCACTTTTACGCAGCTATCGGCCTGTATGGATCAGCAGCCACTGGAAAAATGATCCTCATCCACACGCTGGCTAAAAACCTGTACTACGGGGTGAGCCTTTCTTTTTGGGCTAACAAACACACGGGGCTGTATATTTGCTGGTTGTTAAATTAAATCGATGTTTGCGAACcaaattttttgttttatttctccaGACCTTGATGAACACATTTCACATTTTACAATAACAGGTGCAGAATTAGAGAAGTGAAGGAGCATAAATTAGATTGGCTTCTGTGAGTTTAACCTGCCGATTTAAGGGGTTTAAACCCAAAGTTCATATTGACTGTACAGctgtttatacacacacacacacacacacacacacacacacacacacacacacacacacacacacacacacacacaccagtaaatcTTCCAGCTCTCTGGTTCTTGTATGTCGCTGGTTTTTTATTTCATCGCTGTCAAGGTTTGTGGTGTTAAAATGAGCACAAAAACTGGTCACCatcattgttgtgtttttttattattattatttttttataactTCCTGCTTTAAATGAAAGGTTTTTCTTTCAGGGTGTTCGTCTGTTGGAGCTGGGCGACCTGTACTTTGACGTGAGTTTGTTGCTGTGGTGCTGCAGCCTGGTGTGGCTGACCCAGAGGGGTCTGTGTTCTGCCTACGTGCCCATGCTGATGGTGGCATTCCCTCTGATCACCAGGCTCCTGCTGAGCAAAGAGCTCAAACACAAAGGTCCGTGTCAACAATAACACTGCTACTGAAAACCATTCATAGATTATTGAATTCAGAACCCTGCAAAGTTCAGAAATGTAGGAGGTTTTTGGTAAATAGTCACTTTTTAAATGTACTTTTTCCCAGGAGCATCACTGAAGTACAGTTTTCTGTACCTTCTGGGCCTCACACTGCCGTACGTCCACTTCATGTTCCTGATCTGGGTGGTTTTTGAAATTTTCACCCCCATCATGGGCCGCAGTGGAACAGAGATCCCCTCTGAAGTGGTGATGGCCTCTCTAGTTACCCTGGCAACCATCTTCCTCTCCACATTTTTTGTATGTATCCctcctttaaaatgttttatatagAGGCTGACCGATGTTTTAttttatctatctatatctaaagccgattattaaggctgatatatatatatatttttatttatttatttatttatttatttatatatatatatatatatatatatatatatatatgcactcaCTGTGTGTAATATACATTAAGTAAGTCGATAAATATcttatatttattgaacttctaaTATAAATaaactcaaaacatttaaaaaaacagtgtgttggggtccttaaGGTCCCTTCTTCAGTCcagtagtggcggcagttggcctgaatttttttattgatttttttgtcggctttaaaaaaaaatttggcCAATGTAGAAAAGATTGAATATATCCGCTCGATATATTTTTTCAGCCGATATCTTGGTCTGCCTCTGGTTTTAAGCTAAAAACTTGTGATTTAATCATTATTATTGAAGAAAAATAGCAACTTCTAGCTGATAAAATCAGAGATTATGTCTTCATGATTGTTCTTAATCACGTTCTGCTTTGTTATTTCtatgtttttttaaattttttcagCTACATTTCATGTACCTGGTGAAGAGCACCAAGTGGATCCTGACTGGTTTGGGTTCAGTCTTCATGGTCATGTTCCTGTTGGTCTCCAGTGGTCTTTTCTTTCCTTATTCAGATAATCCACAGAGCCCGCGGCCAAAGAGAATCTTCCTGCAGGTTAAGAACCACAACACACACAGATGTGCACACGTACACAGAAACCCAGGCACACATCGTTGTTCTAGAGGTAAATGCTTACCCTCGTTTTCTGTCTGAAGACATTTTAGATGAAGACACAAGGACAAATGCCTTGTTTTGgttcaaaaacacattttgaatGCATGATAATGTAAAAAGATGACGTGGTTCACGTGATCTGATAAACACGCGTCCTTGTAGATTATTACAGCAGCGTAAAGCTTCCTACTCTCCCTGCAGCACACGACTCGGACTTTCTACAACCTTCAGGGCCAGGTGGAGAGCCGAGACGCCGGGCTCTGGATAAACAGCTTTGACTTCACAGGCATTCAGCACATCACACCCCACATCCCAGAGATCAACGACAGCATCCGGACCCACTGTAAAGACGACAGACCCTTCTGCGGTTACCCCTGGTTCCTGCCTGTGAAGTTCCTCAGCAGGTcaggactgttttttttttttactttttccttCTGAACTTTATGTCCTCAACTTGATATCATGTGTTTTTGTAGGAAGAACTGGTATCTTCCTGCTGCCGAAGTGTCTCCGAGTTCTCCGGTGGAGTTCAGCCTTCGGTCCAAAGAGGAGACGAGCTGGGGGACTGTAAAGATGACTTTCGATGTGAAAGGTGACAAGCTCTCAAAAGGGTTGAGAAATATTTCTAAAACATGACACATTaataaaactgtgtgtgtgtgtgtgtgtgtgtgtgtgtgcttgctgcAGGACCCAGCCACATGTCTCTGTATCTGATGCCCCACCGAGGATCCGCCCTGACCAGCTGGTCCTTCGGTGACGGGACGCCTCAGTTCGATCTGAGCGGAGAATATTTTGTCTTCTATTCTCACGGCCTCAACACGCCCGTGTGGACCTTCTGGTTTGAAATACAGGTATGGTCTAAAGGGACGTCCTAACTTCGTTGTTGCTTATTAACATTTAATGTTTCGATTCTGTTTTTattgtaaataaataattaagtCGTCTTTGTTTCAGAAGGCGAGGGGAGGTAGTGTTGCAAGGAGATCAGGTTTTGTTTAAACTGGACTTGGATTTAGAAATCAGGCCTTTAAATGAAAGTTTATTTGCATTTTCTGTGATGAATCAGGAGTAGCCCAAAATCAGCAGGTCAGAGctgcaaaacagaaaaaaaatcacaagctGGTATCAGCCCTCGACAAAAGTTTTAATGCTTTTGAgcaacatttagttttcattttcagGCAACATGACAGATGTTTAAACAGGGAAGTTTAATTCTATTTTTAGATTATGACTTTCAGTATTTTACATAATTAAACCATTAATTAATTTACTGCCActaatgactaaagtcgtcaattgCGTTTTTTTAACGGGGCGGGCGTgggaacaagcccccgcaccgtgagagtaAGCATCACGGCTCTAAAGCGGATCTTCACCCGTGtgtgtcacacgtcatgtgatcaggaagcagaaaatccatcaaTTAGATCGATTTTGGACGCTGCTGGGAAAAAAATCGATGCACTAACCGGGGAAGcgtctgcagctcacacttccacaacggattgtgaaagaacagaaaaagCTAGAAACAAGCGGATTCTTCCTGGTGTAAGAAGagagtctactctttcttttgtttgtttggtgtTTACATGGTTACAAAAGCACagtgttctgtgactctttagaAAACAGTAAAACGCTCAAAAACGCcggcagtcaggggctttctgttCAGAATACAGCCGGCACTTAATCTgatcaaagtttttatttatttctttctttctttacgaAACACAACATGGTTGAGCTCCAGCCAACAGCAGGTTAGGGTTCTTGTGGTTTTGAAAGCTTGAACTTTAAAGTTTCTGAAACTGTAGCAGAAATTGGCTTTATGtcaataatgtttttatttttatgtgatCATTGTTTTGATGATTTATGTACAGTTCACCTGTGTGTAAATCATCACCAATGTAAAGTTTTGGCGTTTTTTTTGCAGCTTTTCTAACTAAAGG
It contains:
- the LOC107374041 gene encoding endoplasmic reticulum metallopeptidase 1 gives rise to the protein MESDTTVRRIKSPATRHFVAQDNDGARDRREDNGYSGDQKRKPEVSLYLLREGLTASLVSVFILLLWGLVHLSLQQLVIGKLSGEFNALRARQHLEQITSVGPRPVGSEENEVLTVGYLLEQIESIRATTAAGPHQLTVDVQRPTGTFSIDFLGGFTSFYDHVTNVAVRLEPKGGTEHLMLANCHFDTVANSPGASDDAVSCAVMLEVLHSLASQSTPLRHGVIFLFNGAEENVLQASHGFITQHPWAEQVRAFINLEAAGVGGKEVVFQTGPENPWLVQAYVHAAKHPFASVVGQEVFQSGVIPSDTDFRIYRDFGNIPGIDLAFIENGFIYHTKYDTANRILTDSIQRAGDNILAVLKHLLMSETLAESSEYRHGNMVFFDLLGVVAVAYPARVGTILNYMVAAATFLYLAKKASLPGNGGGRYVRDLACATGVAVLSWVVTLLSVLIVALLVTLLGRSMFWYTHFYAAIGLYGSAATGKMILIHTLAKNLYYGGVRLLELGDLYFDVSLLLWCCSLVWLTQRGLCSAYVPMLMVAFPLITRLLLSKELKHKGASLKYSFLYLLGLTLPYVHFMFLIWVVFEIFTPIMGRSGTEIPSEVVMASLVTLATIFLSTFFLHFMYLVKSTKWILTGLGSVFMVMFLLVSSGLFFPYSDNPQSPRPKRIFLQHTTRTFYNLQGQVESRDAGLWINSFDFTGIQHITPHIPEINDSIRTHCKDDRPFCGYPWFLPVKFLSRKNWYLPAAEVSPSSPVEFSLRSKEETSWGTVKMTFDVKGPSHMSLYLMPHRGSALTSWSFGDGTPQFDLSGEYFVFYSHGLNTPVWTFWFEIQPPTELNPAGPEGMISVAISTHYFFGEARRTPQLEEILLQFPTWAFPSSWVSTYDMYRY